The DNA window TGGTGGTAGCGCTGCGACCACTGCAACACCGATTGCGCAAGGTCGTTGAGTTGCACGCCACGATGATTCGTTCCGGTCCACAGGTCGACGAGCTTGTCACCCAGTTCGGCGTGCCAGATCAGCGGCGGCAGGTCGTCGATGGCCACCGTCATGCCGACGTGGTTCACGGGGCTGTTCGTCAGCGTCTGGATGGCGCGGTCCGGTCCCGAGCCGCCGCGGAACAGCCAGAGGTCGCCGGTGCGGGTCTGCTCGAGCGCTTGGTTCAAGGTGAGCATCGTCGTGTAAGCCCGTTCGCCGCTGCAGCTTTCGCCACTGTCGTCGCCAATACCAGCCCGGCGGTACGTCACGCGCGATGCGTTTGCCGTACGTTGCGGGCACACAAGTCAATCACAACCGGGCCATCACGACTCGGCTGCGCATAGCCTTGGTGTCATGCGCAATGTGTGGAAGTGGCTGGGGTTGGCCGGTGCCGCCGGTGTCGTCGCCGGGGGTGTGCTGGTGGTTCGCGACGAACGCAAACGACGCGCATACACCGCCGACGAGGTCCGCGGTCGGCTGCACCAGCGGTTGGCCGAATACGACGGGGACGGCCTTCAGTCCGGCTCGGAATCGGCCGGGGATTCGACGGCGAACAAGCGGTAGGTGCCCGAAAACCCCTTCAGCTCCGCGTCGCGGCCCCCGTCGAACCGGATCCCATCGCAGTCGGAAAGCGCGTCGCGCACGGGCTGACTCACCAGGATCTGGCCACCGACCGCCTGTGCGGCAACCCGAGCCGCCATCGCGACGTTGCGGCCGAACAGATCTTCGCCGCGGCGCACCGAGCGCCCCATGTGAATGCCGATCCGGACGCGAATCTCCTCGCGCCGCTTGCGATTCGCATCCCTGTGCAACGCACGCTGCAGGTCCATGCCGCACCGCACCGCTTGTTCGGCGCGAGCGAACGCGATCATGAATCCGTCGCCCTGGCTCTTCACCACATGACCGGACCGCCGCTGCACCAGATCCGAGACCAGCTTGTCGTGCGAGCTGATCAGCTTGACCCACGCCCGGTCGCCGATTCGCTCGTTGAGCGCGGTGGATTCCTCGATGTCGGAGAACAAGATCACCACCCGGCCGTCCGGGGTGACGCGGGCGAGGTCGGGTCGCTCGACTTCCGCCCAGTCCGCGAGGTCCTCGATGCTGCTGCGCACCGCCGCGCCGAAACCCTCCTTGCGCATCAGGTTGGCGGTGTTCCACACCCTTTTGACGGCCTCGCGACCACCCGACAGCAGCTGATTGCGGGTATCGGTCCGCTGGCGCAACTCGTCGAGCTCCCGCTGACTGCGCACGAGCAACTGCCACAGCACGATCAGGGCGACGCCTTCGAGCGCGGCGATCCCGGCAAGGATGTAGACCGCAACGTGCAGCGCGTCATGCATGCCGGTCATCCTTCCAAGGCTGCGGTCCACCCAGCTTGTCGGCCCAATTTGCAGTGTCTAGTGTTGAGTCCGCCGGCCGCGGGTAGTGATCTCAAGGGAGCCGATCAGGTGACTTTCGGGAGGAGCGATTTTGGCCGAGGACGACAGTAACCCATCTGACCTGCTGGTGATCTTCGGAATCACCGGCGATCTGGCGCGAAAAATGACGTTTCGCGCGTTGTACCGGCTCGAGCGCCGCAAGGAGCTGAACCATCCGATCGTGGGTGTGGCCAGCGACGACATCACCC is part of the Mycobacterium mantenii genome and encodes:
- a CDS encoding adenylate/guanylate cyclase domain-containing protein, whose product is MTGMHDALHVAVYILAGIAALEGVALIVLWQLLVRSQRELDELRQRTDTRNQLLSGGREAVKRVWNTANLMRKEGFGAAVRSSIEDLADWAEVERPDLARVTPDGRVVILFSDIEESTALNERIGDRAWVKLISSHDKLVSDLVQRRSGHVVKSQGDGFMIAFARAEQAVRCGMDLQRALHRDANRKRREEIRVRIGIHMGRSVRRGEDLFGRNVAMAARVAAQAVGGQILVSQPVRDALSDCDGIRFDGGRDAELKGFSGTYRLFAVESPADSEPD